From a single Mobula birostris isolate sMobBir1 chromosome 13, sMobBir1.hap1, whole genome shotgun sequence genomic region:
- the LOC140207025 gene encoding NACHT, LRR and PYD domains-containing protein 12-like isoform X2, with amino-acid sequence MVMEKGSRARRVMWETFVKMRIGVPKLDRILNEIQERGCVPVHRLVPKIPRELKDLQQKHKETLRAQTETLRVNTILMREKEKVFQLVDRYAELTVISTIRDRTLVEHELLARGRDHEEWREKHLRRELEKIRTDQMFQNSFAQSKSKSGSSAAVAGVQGIGKTTMVQKILHDWATGKIYQQFQFVFSFKFRDLNSINCRINLRELILDQYPYFGNILRDVWKIPEGLLFIFDGLDEFKHKIDFADSRRDTEPKHQCPDPEWWCEVSDIVYSLIQHKLLPGCSVLVTTRPTALHLLEKAEISVWAEILGFVGDERKKYFIRHFEDQAVAAAVFKHVEENEILYTMSYNPSYCWILALALGPFFTQRVRDPQRVPKTITQLYSYYIYNILKNHGREIENPRDVLLRVGQMAFRGLSERKVVFTDGDLINYGLQPSQFLSGFLMEILEREVSARCVVYTFPHLTIQEFVAAVAQFLNPHPGDIVKFLTETHRTRSGQFELFLRFVAGLSSPMTARGLEEFLGPFPHETTCRVIDWVMEEVKHQSGNVCSAADKKSLLNTLHYLFESQNRWLAQATLGSVKTLSFSGMPLTPIDLAVLSHVIGTCDTIKHLDLQDCNIQREGIQRLGPGLHKCQLLRLRLNKLGDSGVKLVSAALRNPDCKIQKLGLNHVGLTDSGAEDLASALSANPSLTELILNGNKLGDSGVKLVSAALRNPECKIQELWLGRVGLTDSGAEDLASALRTNRSLTELYLSGNKLGDSGVKLVSAALRNRECKIQKLWLARVGLTVSGVEDLVSALSTNRSLTELDLGWNSLTDRSVPALRLLILILPSLECIETRLSAGNRAPAACPSLTVNRFSRTGEKELRSLHEIRPRLRVDL; translated from the exons ATGGTGATGGAGAAAGGCTCCCGCgcccggagggtgatgtgggaaacCTTCGTGAAAATGCGGATTGGTGTCCCAAAGTTGGACAGGATACTGAACGAAATACAGGAACGTG GTTGTGTTCCGGTCCATCGACTCGTCCCCAAGATTCCCAGAGAGCTGAAAG ACCttcaacagaaacacaaggagactctgcgggcacagactgaaacactgagagtgaacacgatcctgatgagggagaaggagaaggttttccagctggttgatcgatatgctgagctcacggtcatttctactattcgagatcggacactggtggaacatgagctgctggcaagaggcagagaccacgaggagtggagagagaaacatctcCGCAGAGAGCTGGAAAAAATCCGGACGGATCAGATGTTTCAGAACAGCTTTGCCCAAAGTAAATCCAAATCTGGAAGTtcggcagcagtggccggagtccaagggattgggaaaacaacaatggtccaAAAGATTCTTCATGACTGGGCcacggggaaaatataccaacaattccagtttgtcttcagtttcaaattccgggatttaaactccattaactgTAGAATAAACTTGagggaactgattctggatcagtatccttactttgggaataTTCTGAGAGACGTCTGGAAGAtcccagagggattgctgtttatattcgatggtttggatgaattcaaacacaaaattgattttgctgacagtcggagagatacagaacccaagcaccagtgcccagatcccgagtggtggtgtgaagtgtcggatattgtgtacagtttaatccagcacaagctgctcccagggtgttcagtgctggtgaccacccgccccactgcgttacatttattggaaaaagcagagatcagtgtctgggctgaaatcctgggatttgttggtgatGAACGGAAGAAATATTTCATtaggcattttgaagatcaggCAGTGGCggcagctgttttcaaacacgtggaggagaacgagatcctgtacaccatgagctacaacccctcctactgctggatcctcgctctggcactgggccccttcttcaccCAAAGAGTCAGAgacccgcagcgagttcccaagaccataACCCAATtatattcctactatatttacaacatcctgaaaaaccacggccgtgagattgagaacccccgtgatgtgttactcagggttggtcagatggccttcagaggacTATCCGAGAGGAAGGTTGTGTTTACGgatggagatttgatcaactacggtctgcagccttcccagttcctgtccgggttcctgatggagATATTGGAAAGAGAGGTTTCTGCCCGGTGTGtagtgtacacattcccacacctcaccatccaggagtttgtagctgcagtcgcacaattcctgaatccacatcccgggGATATCGTGAAATTCCTCACTGAAACCCATAGAACGAGAAGTGGTCAGTTTGAGttatttctccgttttgttgctggtctctcctccccaatgacagctcggggcctggaggagtttctgggtccatttcctcatgAAACAACCTGcagggtgattgactgggtgatgGAGGAGGTTAAACACCAGAGTGGAAACGTGTGCAGTGCAGCTGATAAAAAGAGCCTcttgaacacattgcactacctgtttgagtcacAGAATCGTTGGCTGGCTCAGGCCACACTGGGATCTGTGaaaacactttcattcagtggaatgccactgaccccgattgacctcgcagtcctgtctcatgtcatcggaacctgtgatacaataaaacacctcGACTTACAGGACTGCAACATTCAGcgtgaaggaatccagcggctcggacccgggctgcacaagtgccaACTGTTGAG acttcggctgaataaactgggagattcaggagtgaaactggtgtctgcggctctgaggaacccggactgtaaaatacagaaactggg gctgaaccatgtcggtctcacagattctggtgccgaggatctcgcgtCCGCTCTCAGTGCAAACCCATCGCTGACAGAGCTGATCCTAAAtggtaataaactgggagattcaggagtgaaactggtgtctgcggctctgaggaacccggagtgtaaaatacaggaactgtg gctggggcgtgtcggtctcacagattctggagCCGAGGATCTCGCCTCCGCACTCCGTACAAACAGATCACTGACGGAGCTCTACCTGAGTGGTAATAAActaggagattcaggagtgaaactggtgtctgcggctctgaggaaccgggagtgtaaaatacagaaactctg gTTGGCGAGGGTCGGTCTCACAGTTTCTGGTgtcgaggatctcgtctccgctctcagtacaaaccggTCACTGACGGAGCTGGACCTGGGATGGAACTCGCTCACAGATcgatctgtccccgctctccgccTCCTCATACTGATCCTCCCGAGTCTGGAGTGCATCGA aaccagactcagtgccggaaaTCGAGCTcccgcagcttgtcccag TCTGACCGTGAATCGGTTCAGTCGGACCGGGGAGAAGGAATTGAGATCTCTGCATGAAATCAGACCCAGACTGAGAGTGGATCTGTAA
- the LOC140207025 gene encoding NACHT, LRR and PYD domains-containing protein 12-like isoform X1, whose product MGQGASNEEVPVTSTSGKGTVITELLAGWDDFQLLQLTDFYRDRLQQAMEGGVHGMSLALTFENQFSGEEHRKISDLADKGERADSSKLLLSMVMEKGSRARRVMWETFVKMRIGVPKLDRILNEIQERGCVPVHRLVPKIPRELKDLQQKHKETLRAQTETLRVNTILMREKEKVFQLVDRYAELTVISTIRDRTLVEHELLARGRDHEEWREKHLRRELEKIRTDQMFQNSFAQSKSKSGSSAAVAGVQGIGKTTMVQKILHDWATGKIYQQFQFVFSFKFRDLNSINCRINLRELILDQYPYFGNILRDVWKIPEGLLFIFDGLDEFKHKIDFADSRRDTEPKHQCPDPEWWCEVSDIVYSLIQHKLLPGCSVLVTTRPTALHLLEKAEISVWAEILGFVGDERKKYFIRHFEDQAVAAAVFKHVEENEILYTMSYNPSYCWILALALGPFFTQRVRDPQRVPKTITQLYSYYIYNILKNHGREIENPRDVLLRVGQMAFRGLSERKVVFTDGDLINYGLQPSQFLSGFLMEILEREVSARCVVYTFPHLTIQEFVAAVAQFLNPHPGDIVKFLTETHRTRSGQFELFLRFVAGLSSPMTARGLEEFLGPFPHETTCRVIDWVMEEVKHQSGNVCSAADKKSLLNTLHYLFESQNRWLAQATLGSVKTLSFSGMPLTPIDLAVLSHVIGTCDTIKHLDLQDCNIQREGIQRLGPGLHKCQLLRLRLNKLGDSGVKLVSAALRNPDCKIQKLGLNHVGLTDSGAEDLASALSANPSLTELILNGNKLGDSGVKLVSAALRNPECKIQELWLGRVGLTDSGAEDLASALRTNRSLTELYLSGNKLGDSGVKLVSAALRNRECKIQKLWLARVGLTVSGVEDLVSALSTNRSLTELDLGWNSLTDRSVPALRLLILILPSLECIETRLSAGNRAPAACPSLTVNRFSRTGEKELRSLHEIRPRLRVDL is encoded by the exons AAAATCTCTGATCTCGCTGACAAGGGAGAGCGGGCGGACAGTTCTAAACTCCTCCTGAGCATGGTGATGGAGAAAGGCTCCCGCgcccggagggtgatgtgggaaacCTTCGTGAAAATGCGGATTGGTGTCCCAAAGTTGGACAGGATACTGAACGAAATACAGGAACGTG GTTGTGTTCCGGTCCATCGACTCGTCCCCAAGATTCCCAGAGAGCTGAAAG ACCttcaacagaaacacaaggagactctgcgggcacagactgaaacactgagagtgaacacgatcctgatgagggagaaggagaaggttttccagctggttgatcgatatgctgagctcacggtcatttctactattcgagatcggacactggtggaacatgagctgctggcaagaggcagagaccacgaggagtggagagagaaacatctcCGCAGAGAGCTGGAAAAAATCCGGACGGATCAGATGTTTCAGAACAGCTTTGCCCAAAGTAAATCCAAATCTGGAAGTtcggcagcagtggccggagtccaagggattgggaaaacaacaatggtccaAAAGATTCTTCATGACTGGGCcacggggaaaatataccaacaattccagtttgtcttcagtttcaaattccgggatttaaactccattaactgTAGAATAAACTTGagggaactgattctggatcagtatccttactttgggaataTTCTGAGAGACGTCTGGAAGAtcccagagggattgctgtttatattcgatggtttggatgaattcaaacacaaaattgattttgctgacagtcggagagatacagaacccaagcaccagtgcccagatcccgagtggtggtgtgaagtgtcggatattgtgtacagtttaatccagcacaagctgctcccagggtgttcagtgctggtgaccacccgccccactgcgttacatttattggaaaaagcagagatcagtgtctgggctgaaatcctgggatttgttggtgatGAACGGAAGAAATATTTCATtaggcattttgaagatcaggCAGTGGCggcagctgttttcaaacacgtggaggagaacgagatcctgtacaccatgagctacaacccctcctactgctggatcctcgctctggcactgggccccttcttcaccCAAAGAGTCAGAgacccgcagcgagttcccaagaccataACCCAATtatattcctactatatttacaacatcctgaaaaaccacggccgtgagattgagaacccccgtgatgtgttactcagggttggtcagatggccttcagaggacTATCCGAGAGGAAGGTTGTGTTTACGgatggagatttgatcaactacggtctgcagccttcccagttcctgtccgggttcctgatggagATATTGGAAAGAGAGGTTTCTGCCCGGTGTGtagtgtacacattcccacacctcaccatccaggagtttgtagctgcagtcgcacaattcctgaatccacatcccgggGATATCGTGAAATTCCTCACTGAAACCCATAGAACGAGAAGTGGTCAGTTTGAGttatttctccgttttgttgctggtctctcctccccaatgacagctcggggcctggaggagtttctgggtccatttcctcatgAAACAACCTGcagggtgattgactgggtgatgGAGGAGGTTAAACACCAGAGTGGAAACGTGTGCAGTGCAGCTGATAAAAAGAGCCTcttgaacacattgcactacctgtttgagtcacAGAATCGTTGGCTGGCTCAGGCCACACTGGGATCTGTGaaaacactttcattcagtggaatgccactgaccccgattgacctcgcagtcctgtctcatgtcatcggaacctgtgatacaataaaacacctcGACTTACAGGACTGCAACATTCAGcgtgaaggaatccagcggctcggacccgggctgcacaagtgccaACTGTTGAG acttcggctgaataaactgggagattcaggagtgaaactggtgtctgcggctctgaggaacccggactgtaaaatacagaaactggg gctgaaccatgtcggtctcacagattctggtgccgaggatctcgcgtCCGCTCTCAGTGCAAACCCATCGCTGACAGAGCTGATCCTAAAtggtaataaactgggagattcaggagtgaaactggtgtctgcggctctgaggaacccggagtgtaaaatacaggaactgtg gctggggcgtgtcggtctcacagattctggagCCGAGGATCTCGCCTCCGCACTCCGTACAAACAGATCACTGACGGAGCTCTACCTGAGTGGTAATAAActaggagattcaggagtgaaactggtgtctgcggctctgaggaaccgggagtgtaaaatacagaaactctg gTTGGCGAGGGTCGGTCTCACAGTTTCTGGTgtcgaggatctcgtctccgctctcagtacaaaccggTCACTGACGGAGCTGGACCTGGGATGGAACTCGCTCACAGATcgatctgtccccgctctccgccTCCTCATACTGATCCTCCCGAGTCTGGAGTGCATCGA aaccagactcagtgccggaaaTCGAGCTcccgcagcttgtcccag TCTGACCGTGAATCGGTTCAGTCGGACCGGGGAGAAGGAATTGAGATCTCTGCATGAAATCAGACCCAGACTGAGAGTGGATCTGTAA